In a single window of the Heliangelus exortis chromosome 1, bHelExo1.hap1, whole genome shotgun sequence genome:
- the SLC17A8 gene encoding vesicular glutamate transporter 3, translating into MSFKGFSSLKERFFNPGKEEVKNTISDSLGNLRRKIDGTNIEEDPIELTEEGRPVQASTRRLAPCDCHCCGLPKRYIIAIMSGLGFCISFGIRCNLGVAIVEMVNNNTVYVNGKPELQKAQFNWDPETVGLIHGSFFWGYIVTQIPGGFISNKLAANRVFGAAIFLTSTLNMFIPSAARVHYGCVMFVRILQGLVEGVTYPACHGMWSKWAPPLERSRLATTSFCGSYAGAVVAMPLAGVLVQYIGWSSVFYIYGMFGIVWYMFWLLHAYESPAAHPTITSEEKIYIETSIGEGAGLASASKFSTPWKRFFTSMPVYAIIVANFCRSWTFYLLLISQPAYFEEVFGFAISKVGLLSAVPHMVMTIIVPIGGQLADFLRSRKILTTTTVRKVMNCGGFGMEATLLLVVGYSHTKGVAISFLVLAVGFSGFAISGFNVNHLDIAPRYASILMGISNGVGTLSGMVCPLIVGAMTKHKTREEWQNVFLIAALVHYSGVIFYAIFASGEKQEWADPENLSEEKCGIIDQDELAEETEMNNETFVSPKKTYGATSQNSEVQRKEWRKQKQATQDMEEQTSYHYENGNFQDLS; encoded by the exons GAAAATCGATGGCACCAACATAGAGGAGGATCCCATTGAGCTGACAGAAGAGGGGCGGCCCGTGCAGGCGAGCACCCGCAGGCTGGCACCGTGCGACTGCCACTGCTGCGGGCTGCCCAAGCGCTACATCATCGCCATCATGAGCGGCCTGGGATTCTGCATCTCCTTTGGAATTAGGTGCAACTTGGGTGTTGCCATCGTGGAAATGGTGAACAATAACACTGTTTATGTTAACGGGAAACCAGAGCTGCAG aaagccCAATTCAATTGGGATCCAGAGACAGTGGGACTCATTCATGGCTCTTTTTTCTGGGGTTACATTGTGACGCAAATCCCAGGAGGGTTCATCTCCAACAAACTGGCTGCTAACAG gGTATTTGGAGCAGCTATCTTTCTAACATCTACACTGAACATGTTCATCCCTTCTGCAGCAAGAGTACATTATGGCTGTGTGATGTTCGTAAGGATTCTGCAAGGTCTGGTGGAG GGTGTCACCTACCCAGCCTGCCATGGGATGTGGAGTAAATGGGCTCCTCCGCTGGAGAGAAGCAGGTTGGCCACCACATCATTCTGTG ggtCTTACGCGGGTGCGGTGGTTGCGATGCCGCTGGCAGGCGTACTGGTCCAGTATATAGGATGGTCATCAGTCTTCTATATTTATG GAATGTTTGGGATTGTTTGGTACATGTTCTGGCTGCTTCATGCCTATGAGAGCCCTGCTGCACATCCAACAATAACCAGTGAAGAAAAGATATATATAGAAACAAGTATTGGAGAAGGAGCTGGCCTAGCTAGTGCAAGT AAATTTAGTACCCCCTGGAAGAGATTTTTCACCTCAATGCCAGTTTATGCAATCATAGTGGCAAACTTTTGCAGAAGCTGGACCTTTTATTTGCTCCTTATAAGTCAGCCTGCTTACTTCGAAGAAGTCTTTGGATTTGCAATAAGCAAG GTTGGCCTTTTGTCAGCTGTTCCTCACATGGTCATGACCATCATCGTACCCATTGGAGGGCAGCTAGCTGACTTCTTAAGGAGCAGGAAGATTTTAACCACTACCACTGTAAGGAAGGTCATGAATTGTGGAG GCTTTGGGATGGAAGCAACCTTGCTTTTGGTTGTTGGTTATTCTCATACAAAAGGTGTGGCTATTTCCTTTCTGGTGTTAGCAGTAGGCTTCAGTGGATTTGCAATTTCAG GATTTAATGTGAATCACTTGGACATAGCCCCCCGTTATGCCAGCATTCTGATGGGGATCTCCAATGGTGTGGGGACACTGTCCGGCATGGTGTGCCCGCTCATCGTTGGTGCAATGACAAAGCATAAG ACACGGGAAGAATGGCAAAATGTCTTTCTGATTGCTGCCCTGGTACATTACAGTGGAGTGATATTCTATGCTATCTTTGCTTCTGGGGAGAAGCAGGAATGGGCTGACCCAGAAAACCTCAGTGAAGAGAAATGTGGCATAATTGATCAGGATGAACTGGCTGAAGAAACAGAGATGAACAATGAAACTTTTGTAAGTCCAAAGAAAACGTATGGTGCTACCAGTCAGAACAGTGAAGTACAGAGAAAGGAatggagaaagcaaaagcaagcaaCTCAAGACATGGAAGAACAGACTTCTTACCattatgaaaatggaaattttcaggATTTGTCGTAA